One genomic window of Tenacibaculum tangerinum includes the following:
- a CDS encoding COX15/CtaA family protein — translation MKKHFPLIVKISLIAVYVIFLAGSVVRMTGSGMGCPDWPKCFGYIIPPTSEEQITWQPNSEYKEGMIIVKDEALFVAENDIKTTQEFNIANWKKYTKHDYAKFNKYHTWTEYINRLASVLAGIPFLFLIVISLKFWKENKQITLLSFGAFFLLLLEAWLGKIVVDSNLKPTVITIHMVGGLVIIALLLWLLYIVSDQKKAFYTYNSLFSKLVILSAIFSLIQIALGTQVRQFIDEQVKLHGFENKQYSLMDPNLKFYIHRSFTIAIVLVNLGLLYLNQVKNLGYKLVNWIVALIFLETITGILMYYAEFPLGTQAVHLLSGALLFGLQFYLWLQSRRVNELM, via the coding sequence ATGAAAAAACACTTTCCTCTTATTGTAAAAATCTCGTTAATTGCTGTATATGTTATTTTTTTAGCGGGTTCTGTTGTTCGTATGACAGGGTCGGGAATGGGATGCCCTGACTGGCCAAAATGTTTTGGATACATCATTCCGCCTACTTCGGAAGAACAAATTACTTGGCAGCCTAATTCTGAATATAAAGAAGGAATGATTATCGTAAAAGATGAGGCCTTATTTGTTGCGGAAAATGATATAAAAACGACTCAAGAATTTAATATCGCCAACTGGAAAAAGTATACAAAACACGACTATGCCAAATTTAACAAATATCATACGTGGACGGAATACATCAACCGATTGGCTTCAGTATTAGCTGGAATTCCGTTTCTATTTTTAATTGTTATCTCACTTAAATTTTGGAAAGAAAACAAACAAATTACGCTGTTATCGTTCGGAGCTTTCTTTTTACTATTATTAGAAGCTTGGCTAGGTAAAATCGTGGTAGATTCTAATTTGAAACCAACTGTCATCACCATTCACATGGTGGGTGGTTTGGTGATTATTGCACTACTATTATGGTTACTTTACATCGTCTCTGACCAAAAGAAAGCATTTTATACATACAATTCATTATTTAGTAAATTAGTGATTCTTTCAGCTATATTTTCACTAATACAAATTGCTTTAGGCACGCAAGTACGTCAATTTATTGATGAGCAAGTAAAACTACACGGCTTTGAAAACAAACAGTATAGTTTAATGGATCCGAATTTAAAATTTTATATACATCGCTCATTTACTATTGCTATTGTATTGGTTAACTTAGGGCTACTGTACCTAAATCAGGTGAAAAACTTGGGGTATAAACTGGTAAACTGGATTGTTGCTTTAATTTTCTTAGAAACCATTACAGGTATTTTAATGTATTATGCTGAATTCCCATTAGGAACACAAGCGGTACACTTATTATCGGGTGCTCTTTTATTTGGGCTACAATTTTATTTGTGGTTGCAATCGAGGAGGGTTAATGAGTTAATGTAG
- the pckA gene encoding phosphoenolpyruvate carboxykinase (ATP), with amino-acid sequence MKNTIVPKNGNLEKYGLKDVTAHWNLSPEELQRITLEKGMGKETKNGTLAINTGKFTGRSPQDRFLVKDDYTKDKVWWGKVNKPVSPENFDKLQTAIEDYLSGKEIFVRDGYVCADPKYRLNVRTVTEYPWSNMFIYNMFLRPEESELENFDEDWLILCAPGYVCPDPEGHGIRQGNFSILNFTKKVALVGGSAYTGEMKKGIFSALNMILPTDKNVLPMHCSANVGEDGDTAIFFGLSGTGKTTLSADPDRKLIGDDEHGWTSEDVIFNFEGGCYAKVIDLTEEKEPDIFRAIKPGAILENVIFNEDNEVDFEDASITQNTRVSYPIYHIDNIQQPSYADNPKNIFFLTCDAFGVLPPVSKLTPGQAAYHFISGYTAKVAGTEAGITEPVPSFSACFGAPFMPLHPTVYAEMLSKKMQEAGVNVWLINTGWSGGPYGVGSRIKLKYTRAMISAILEGKLEDVEFEQHPIFGLFMPKYCPNVPTEMLDPMNTWLQKGAYISKAINLAHSFHLNFEKFANQASEEIMEGGPLIDEHHHLDDHM; translated from the coding sequence ATGAAAAATACAATTGTTCCAAAGAATGGAAATTTAGAGAAGTATGGATTAAAAGATGTTACTGCACATTGGAATCTTTCTCCAGAAGAATTACAACGCATTACTCTTGAAAAAGGTATGGGTAAAGAAACTAAAAATGGTACTTTAGCCATTAATACAGGTAAATTTACTGGACGTTCGCCACAAGATCGTTTTTTAGTGAAAGACGATTATACTAAAGATAAAGTTTGGTGGGGAAAAGTGAACAAACCCGTTTCACCAGAAAATTTTGATAAATTACAAACTGCAATTGAAGACTATCTTTCTGGTAAAGAAATCTTTGTAAGAGATGGTTACGTTTGTGCAGATCCAAAATACAGACTTAACGTAAGAACAGTAACAGAGTACCCTTGGTCTAATATGTTTATTTACAACATGTTCTTACGTCCTGAAGAATCAGAATTAGAAAACTTTGATGAAGACTGGTTAATTCTTTGTGCGCCTGGTTATGTATGTCCAGATCCAGAAGGTCATGGAATCCGCCAAGGTAACTTTTCTATATTGAACTTTACTAAAAAAGTAGCTTTAGTAGGTGGTTCTGCTTACACAGGAGAGATGAAAAAAGGTATTTTCTCTGCCCTAAACATGATTTTACCTACCGACAAAAACGTGTTACCAATGCACTGTTCTGCTAACGTTGGTGAAGATGGTGATACTGCTATTTTCTTTGGATTATCAGGAACTGGAAAAACAACCTTATCTGCCGACCCAGACAGAAAATTAATTGGTGATGACGAGCATGGTTGGACTTCAGAAGACGTAATCTTTAACTTTGAAGGAGGTTGTTACGCTAAGGTTATTGACCTAACAGAAGAAAAAGAACCAGACATCTTTAGAGCTATTAAGCCTGGTGCCATCTTAGAAAATGTTATTTTTAATGAAGATAATGAGGTTGACTTTGAAGATGCAAGCATCACACAAAATACACGTGTAAGCTATCCTATTTATCACATCGATAACATTCAGCAACCGTCTTATGCAGACAATCCTAAGAACATCTTCTTCTTAACTTGTGATGCATTTGGTGTATTGCCTCCGGTTTCTAAATTAACACCAGGACAAGCGGCTTACCATTTTATTTCTGGTTATACTGCTAAAGTGGCAGGTACAGAGGCTGGTATTACCGAACCAGTACCATCATTCTCAGCATGTTTTGGTGCGCCATTTATGCCATTACATCCAACAGTATATGCTGAAATGTTAAGCAAAAAAATGCAAGAAGCTGGGGTTAATGTATGGTTAATTAATACAGGATGGTCTGGCGGACCTTACGGTGTTGGTTCTAGAATTAAGCTTAAATACACCAGAGCAATGATTAGTGCTATCTTGGAAGGAAAATTGGAAGATGTTGAATTTGAACAGCACCCTATTTTTGGATTGTTCATGCCAAAATACTGTCCTAATGTTCCAACTGAAATGTTAGATCCAATGAATACTTGGTTACAAAAAGGAGCCTACATTAGTAAAGCGATTAACTTAGCACACTCGTTCCACTTAAACTTCGAGAAGTTTGCAAACCAAGCTTCAGAAGAAATTATGGAAGGTGGTCCGTTAATTGATGAACACCATCACTTAGACGATCATATGTAA
- a CDS encoding SLC13 family permease codes for MYVMLAILIITIALFIWGKYSPDMVALLSMISLYVWGVLDAKETLSGFSNPTVVMIAALFIIGEGLSQTGWTAQAGKKFVQWSGNSVSKLLMIITAGSGVLSGFVSNTGTVATLLPVTISSAWKMGVFPSQLLMPVAFGSNTGGLLTLTGTPPNIIVSNALEETGLEGFSFFEFGLIGLPLLIITLVYFRFFGKKLLPKNHTNNKPVDIASTIHNWIEAYKIEDNYYRLRIRSLSPLINTTFADWDFEREYNVQVIRLKRRHPNRFKGTEPFIEFPTPETDLRYHDIITIKGETDAVNRLMIHFRLGLLPLEPITDELKHNLINQEVGMTEMLVTPKSFLVGRKIRLGNYFKRFGVQLLAASRNNKPYLEPEIEVKAGDGFIIRGTWESIDGLKKQHENLVIVGSPEGMAKDVENLTTKSYISLGALLLMIGLLLFKIVPGSIAALIAAGIVVLTGCIPASKAYKAVSWSSVIMIAAMIPMGVALQKTGTAQMIASNLVTYLGQANPVLLLGGIFVLTTAFSQVINNSATAVLMAPIAIIAARTLQISPEPFMIVVAISASTAFLTPVGTTTNAMVMSAGGYKFIDYLKVGAPLLFIFLVVTLLLVPIIWPF; via the coding sequence ATGTATGTTATGCTAGCCATATTAATCATTACAATAGCCCTATTTATTTGGGGTAAATATTCACCCGATATGGTGGCTTTATTATCTATGATTAGCTTGTATGTTTGGGGTGTTTTAGATGCCAAAGAAACGCTAAGTGGTTTTAGCAACCCTACGGTGGTTATGATTGCCGCTTTATTTATTATTGGGGAAGGCCTTTCACAAACAGGATGGACAGCACAAGCAGGTAAAAAATTTGTGCAATGGTCTGGAAATAGCGTTTCTAAATTATTAATGATTATTACTGCAGGATCTGGAGTTTTGTCAGGATTTGTGAGTAATACAGGAACGGTAGCAACACTACTTCCTGTAACCATTTCTTCTGCTTGGAAAATGGGTGTTTTTCCATCACAATTATTAATGCCAGTAGCTTTTGGTTCTAACACAGGCGGACTATTGACTTTAACAGGAACACCACCAAACATTATTGTTAGCAATGCTTTAGAAGAAACGGGTCTTGAGGGTTTTTCATTCTTTGAGTTCGGATTAATTGGTTTACCTTTGCTCATCATTACCCTTGTTTATTTTAGATTTTTTGGAAAAAAACTCTTACCTAAAAATCACACCAATAACAAACCTGTAGATATTGCTTCTACCATTCATAATTGGATTGAAGCTTACAAAATTGAAGATAACTATTACCGCTTGCGTATCCGTTCCTTGTCACCTTTAATCAATACCACTTTTGCCGATTGGGATTTTGAACGTGAATATAATGTACAAGTTATCCGATTAAAAAGAAGACACCCTAATCGATTTAAAGGAACGGAACCATTTATTGAGTTTCCAACGCCAGAAACCGATTTACGCTATCACGATATCATTACAATAAAAGGTGAAACGGATGCTGTAAACCGATTGATGATTCACTTTAGATTAGGCTTATTACCCTTAGAACCCATTACGGACGAGTTAAAACACAACCTTATCAATCAAGAGGTAGGAATGACTGAGATGTTGGTTACACCAAAATCATTTTTAGTGGGTAGAAAAATTAGATTAGGTAATTACTTTAAACGCTTTGGGGTACAATTATTAGCTGCCTCAAGAAACAACAAGCCCTATTTAGAACCAGAAATTGAAGTAAAGGCAGGTGATGGTTTTATCATTCGAGGTACTTGGGAAAGTATAGATGGATTAAAAAAGCAGCACGAAAACCTAGTAATTGTAGGTAGTCCAGAAGGAATGGCTAAAGATGTAGAGAACTTAACCACAAAATCGTATATAAGTTTAGGAGCTTTACTATTGATGATTGGTCTGTTGTTATTTAAAATTGTTCCTGGTTCTATAGCAGCTTTGATAGCCGCAGGTATTGTAGTTTTAACAGGTTGCATACCAGCATCTAAAGCCTATAAAGCGGTAAGTTGGAGCAGCGTAATTATGATTGCTGCCATGATACCTATGGGAGTAGCCCTTCAAAAAACAGGAACGGCACAAATGATTGCGAGTAACCTAGTTACGTACTTAGGTCAGGCAAACCCTGTCTTACTTTTGGGAGGTATCTTTGTGCTAACCACAGCCTTTAGTCAGGTTATCAATAACTCGGCAACAGCGGTCTTGATGGCGCCTATAGCAATCATAGCTGCTCGAACCTTACAAATTTCTCCAGAACCCTTTATGATTGTAGTTGCTATTAGTGCCTCCACGGCGTTTTTAACCCCTGTGGGCACGACAACAAATGCTATGGTTATGAGTGCAGGAGGATACAAATTTATAGACTATTTAAAGGTAGGAGCACCCTTGTTATTTATTTTTTTAGTAGTAACCCTACTACTAGTTCCTATAATATGGCCATTTTAA